A section of the Subtercola frigoramans genome encodes:
- a CDS encoding peptidoglycan DD-metalloendopeptidase family protein: MTNNSSSSSDGNRGQSTNSTNHSNSSSSSSSSSENRADRTRNAARKHRATHPASPASPASPASPAAPSSPQRPPHRKHPKNRKHPKRLIAMLLGVILATSTLSLATIAASPAETAEAGIPTATAMIRTQRMNDASLTSGQNGWYERGQVLGLDCFKHGQAVKGYFSSSFPGGWDDVWYRVSDGYFVADVDIETGSSNPITGQCPVPFDTTSTPTVTGATTVGSTVTADPGQWSPAAQFSFQWNINGQATAGATSQSWLLPPETFGKTLSVTITGSSDGRNTTSTTSTQPITVSPGTLASALPTLTGSPTVGQTVTANPGSWQPAPVAFTYTWMRDGIPVPGSTAAAYLLTSADAGKQLSVKVVGTKTGYSASSRSSTPVTIARPLTSTPVPTIAGTPRVGATLTATAGAWAPAPVTLAYQWMRGSTAIAGATSATYTLVNADAGQAITVRIIGSKPGYAPTTKTSAPATIEKLLSPIPVPTISGTPTVGQTVTAVPGSWGPAPVTLSYQWLRGGTVITGATATTYKLTAMDADKNVSVQVTGAKPGYTTTSKVSASLAVKRQLTATPTPTITGTARVGSTLTAIPGAWAPAPVTLSYQWLRAGAPIAGATTSSYTLTTADAGKSITLSVSGSKVGYTTALATSLAKSVENILSPTATPRITGSPTVGQTLTALPGVWGPAPVTFTYQWLRNGSAISSATVSTYKVVAADAGAKITVTVTGSKPGYTTVAFTSPAVDAQKALTSTPKPTITGTPRVASSLTAVPGTWAPAPVTLKCQWYRNAAAIAGATSTTYVLTDADATASITVRVNGSKLGYTSVATTSAALTVEPTTLSSSVPSISGNGSAGSTLSADAGAWGPAPVQLGYQWFVNGGPVGGATGSTFVVPTWAAGTSVTVTVTGSKPGYISASQTSGQLSISMGIGDRLRRGEVMLVDSFLTSPNGQYRFVLQSDGNAVIVGPGGPIWGSHSDGNSVNPLAFQDDGNIVLYRTDGRAVWSTFTNGKPARELVMQDDGNLVLYGDGGYFWSSGTTQGGGGGARFKLPFPAGASYRITQGPAEHAAGLYPAYNKNATDFGMPVGSRVVASAAGTVYSEGYDSTGAIEIRIDHGDNLCTQYVHLNRTVINRGQQVAQGQWIGDSGNTGISTGPHLHWNIVYCNTGISRETPNTVENGTSYPAGSIATSQNG; the protein is encoded by the coding sequence GTGACCAATAATTCAAGCTCTTCAAGCGACGGCAATCGCGGCCAAAGCACCAACAGCACCAACCACAGCAACAGCAGCAGCAGCAGCAGCAGCAGCAGCGAAAACCGCGCAGACCGCACGAGAAACGCCGCCCGCAAACACCGCGCTACCCACCCGGCAAGCCCGGCAAGCCCGGCAAGCCCCGCGAGCCCCGCGGCCCCCTCAAGCCCGCAGCGCCCGCCGCACCGCAAACACCCCAAAAACCGCAAACACCCCAAACGCCTCATCGCAATGCTCCTCGGCGTCATCCTCGCCACCTCCACGCTGAGCCTCGCCACCATCGCAGCCTCACCAGCCGAAACGGCTGAAGCCGGCATCCCCACGGCCACCGCGATGATCCGCACCCAGCGCATGAACGACGCCTCCCTCACTTCGGGCCAGAACGGCTGGTACGAGCGCGGCCAGGTTCTCGGCCTCGATTGCTTCAAGCACGGCCAGGCCGTCAAGGGCTACTTCAGCTCCAGCTTCCCCGGCGGCTGGGATGACGTCTGGTACCGCGTGTCCGATGGCTACTTCGTCGCCGACGTCGACATCGAGACCGGCAGCAGCAACCCCATCACCGGCCAGTGCCCCGTGCCCTTCGACACCACGAGCACCCCCACAGTGACCGGCGCGACCACCGTTGGCAGCACCGTCACCGCTGACCCCGGCCAGTGGAGCCCCGCAGCGCAATTCAGTTTCCAGTGGAACATCAACGGCCAAGCAACAGCGGGCGCCACGAGCCAGTCCTGGCTTCTCCCTCCAGAAACCTTCGGCAAAACTCTCTCCGTCACCATCACCGGCTCGAGCGACGGCCGCAACACAACCTCGACCACCTCAACCCAGCCCATCACCGTCTCCCCCGGCACACTCGCGAGTGCCCTCCCCACACTGACAGGCTCGCCCACCGTCGGCCAGACCGTCACCGCCAACCCCGGCTCCTGGCAGCCCGCCCCCGTCGCCTTCACCTATACATGGATGCGCGACGGCATCCCCGTGCCCGGGTCAACCGCCGCGGCGTACCTCCTGACCTCGGCAGACGCCGGCAAACAACTTTCGGTGAAGGTCGTCGGCACCAAGACCGGCTACAGCGCATCATCCAGATCGAGCACTCCCGTCACCATCGCCCGCCCACTCACCTCGACACCCGTGCCCACCATCGCCGGCACCCCACGAGTCGGCGCCACGCTGACCGCAACCGCTGGCGCCTGGGCACCCGCACCCGTCACCCTGGCCTACCAATGGATGCGCGGCAGCACAGCGATAGCCGGCGCAACCTCAGCCACCTACACCCTGGTCAACGCAGACGCCGGTCAGGCCATAACCGTACGCATCATCGGCAGCAAACCAGGCTACGCACCAACGACAAAGACCAGCGCACCGGCGACCATCGAAAAGCTCTTATCGCCCATACCCGTGCCCACGATCTCCGGCACACCGACAGTCGGGCAGACCGTCACAGCAGTCCCCGGCTCGTGGGGCCCCGCTCCCGTGACCCTCAGCTACCAGTGGTTGCGGGGCGGCACCGTCATCACCGGCGCCACCGCCACCACCTACAAACTGACGGCAATGGATGCTGACAAGAACGTCAGCGTACAAGTAACCGGCGCGAAGCCGGGTTACACAACAACCTCGAAGGTGAGCGCCTCGCTCGCCGTCAAGCGCCAGTTGACCGCGACGCCCACCCCGACGATCACGGGCACCGCCAGGGTCGGGTCGACGCTCACCGCCATCCCCGGCGCCTGGGCTCCCGCCCCCGTGACGCTCAGCTACCAGTGGCTCCGGGCCGGCGCACCCATCGCCGGTGCCACCACCTCGAGCTACACACTGACGACCGCCGATGCCGGCAAGTCCATCACCCTCTCAGTCAGCGGCAGCAAGGTCGGCTACACCACCGCCCTTGCTACAAGTCTTGCGAAGTCAGTGGAGAACATCCTCTCCCCCACCGCGACCCCCCGCATCACCGGTTCCCCAACGGTCGGCCAGACCCTCACAGCACTCCCTGGCGTCTGGGGGCCTGCGCCAGTGACATTCACCTACCAGTGGCTGCGCAACGGTTCAGCCATCTCCAGCGCGACTGTGAGCACCTACAAGGTCGTCGCGGCCGACGCCGGTGCGAAGATCACCGTAACGGTGACCGGTTCGAAGCCCGGCTACACCACGGTCGCCTTCACCAGCCCGGCCGTCGACGCACAGAAGGCGCTCACCTCGACACCCAAACCGACCATCACCGGTACACCCAGAGTCGCCTCCTCCCTCACAGCGGTCCCGGGCACGTGGGCGCCTGCCCCTGTGACACTCAAGTGCCAGTGGTACCGCAACGCCGCGGCGATCGCCGGAGCAACCTCCACCACCTACGTTCTCACCGACGCAGATGCAACCGCCAGCATCACCGTCAGAGTCAACGGTTCGAAACTCGGCTACACCAGCGTGGCAACCACGAGCGCAGCGCTGACGGTCGAACCGACCACCCTGTCGAGCTCAGTGCCGTCGATCTCCGGCAACGGATCAGCGGGGTCAACACTCTCGGCAGACGCCGGCGCCTGGGGCCCCGCACCCGTGCAACTCGGTTACCAATGGTTCGTCAATGGCGGCCCGGTCGGCGGAGCAACCGGGTCGACCTTCGTCGTCCCGACCTGGGCCGCGGGCACATCCGTCACCGTCACCGTCACCGGGTCGAAACCGGGCTACATCTCGGCCTCCCAGACCTCCGGCCAGCTCAGTATCAGCATGGGCATCGGTGACAGGTTGAGACGCGGCGAAGTAATGCTCGTCGACTCCTTTCTCACCTCACCAAACGGTCAGTATCGCTTCGTGCTTCAGAGCGACGGAAACGCCGTGATCGTCGGGCCGGGCGGCCCCATCTGGGGCAGCCACAGCGACGGTAACTCCGTGAATCCGCTCGCATTCCAGGATGACGGCAACATTGTTCTCTACCGCACCGACGGCCGGGCTGTCTGGTCGACCTTCACCAACGGAAAGCCGGCTCGCGAGCTCGTCATGCAAGACGACGGCAACCTCGTACTCTACGGCGACGGGGGATACTTCTGGTCGAGCGGTACAACACAAGGTGGCGGTGGCGGCGCACGCTTCAAGCTCCCCTTCCCCGCAGGAGCCAGCTACCGCATCACCCAGGGCCCCGCCGAACACGCGGCCGGTCTCTACCCTGCCTACAACAAGAACGCCACCGACTTCGGCATGCCCGTCGGCTCGAGAGTTGTCGCGTCCGCAGCAGGCACCGTTTACTCCGAGGGCTACGACAGTACCGGCGCCATCGAGATCCGCATCGATCACGGTGACAACCTCTGCACTCAGTACGTACACCTCAATCGCACCGTCATCAACCGAGGGCAGCAGGTCGCCCAAGGCCAATGGATCGGCGACTCAGGCAACACGGGAATCTCGACGGGCCCCCACCTGCACTGGAACATCGTCTACTGCAACACCGGCATCAGCCGGGAGACCCCGAACACCGTGGAGAACGGCACCAGCTACCCTGCAGGCTCCATCGCCACGAGCCAGAACGGGTAG
- a CDS encoding polysaccharide biosynthesis tyrosine autokinase produces MNLQDYMRVIRKGWLFIVLFVLAGAGAGAAIAATATPQYRSTATMYVSVQASESPTAGELTSGNTYAQAKVKSYLDILTSASVLDKVIKNLNLTSTSKQLGSQLSATSPVGTVIIQLDATDSDPQMAANLANATANAFSSVVVQQLEKPTGGGNSLVRVQVIDPALPAAAPFSPQLSLNIALGAIVGLIFGMGAAFLRSALDTRVHGVHDVENVTDAPLLGGISFDPESAKHPLIVHSDPRNPRAEAFRSLRTNLRFVNAGSSNHCFVITSSIGAEGKSTTSANLALALAETGARTVLIDGDLRKPRLAEYMAIEGAVGLTDVLIGTVPLADVLQRWGTGELYVLPAGRIPPNPSELLGSQAMQDLITALNDQVDYVIIDAPPLLPVTDAAIISSMTAGAIVIAGSGKVKRTELARALNSLTGIKSNVVGVVLTMLPSKGPDAYNAERYGYYGAGPETEVSPSDAPIRKRRGRK; encoded by the coding sequence ATGAATTTACAAGATTACATGCGGGTCATTCGCAAGGGATGGCTTTTCATTGTTCTGTTCGTTCTTGCGGGGGCCGGGGCCGGGGCTGCAATCGCCGCCACCGCGACGCCACAATACCGCTCGACCGCAACAATGTACGTCTCGGTCCAAGCCTCAGAGTCGCCGACGGCTGGCGAACTAACGTCGGGTAATACATACGCGCAGGCGAAGGTTAAGTCCTACCTTGATATTTTGACCAGCGCGTCCGTCCTAGACAAGGTGATCAAAAACCTCAATTTGACCAGCACCTCTAAGCAATTGGGCAGTCAACTTTCGGCGACATCACCAGTCGGAACCGTCATCATCCAGTTGGATGCGACGGATTCAGACCCGCAGATGGCGGCAAACCTCGCGAACGCCACAGCGAACGCGTTTAGCTCGGTCGTGGTTCAACAATTGGAGAAACCGACTGGCGGAGGCAATAGCCTCGTTCGAGTTCAGGTCATTGACCCGGCTTTGCCCGCGGCGGCGCCGTTCAGTCCCCAGCTCAGTCTTAACATCGCCCTAGGCGCAATCGTTGGGCTCATATTCGGGATGGGCGCCGCCTTCCTGCGATCCGCTCTTGACACCCGGGTCCATGGTGTCCACGACGTCGAAAACGTGACGGATGCGCCTCTCCTCGGCGGCATCAGCTTTGATCCGGAGTCGGCCAAGCACCCCCTGATCGTCCACAGCGACCCGCGGAACCCACGCGCCGAAGCCTTCAGATCTCTGCGAACCAATCTGAGGTTCGTCAACGCCGGTTCGAGCAACCATTGCTTCGTCATCACTTCGTCGATTGGCGCCGAAGGCAAGAGCACCACCTCAGCAAACCTCGCCCTGGCGCTGGCCGAGACCGGCGCACGAACGGTCTTGATCGACGGCGATCTGAGAAAACCGAGACTTGCTGAGTACATGGCAATCGAAGGAGCGGTCGGGCTCACTGACGTTCTTATTGGCACGGTTCCCTTGGCCGATGTCCTCCAGCGCTGGGGCACCGGCGAGCTCTACGTCCTCCCGGCGGGTCGAATCCCCCCGAACCCCAGCGAACTGCTCGGTTCGCAAGCGATGCAAGACCTGATCACCGCTCTCAACGACCAGGTCGACTACGTGATCATCGATGCACCGCCGTTGCTCCCGGTGACTGACGCCGCGATCATCAGCAGCATGACGGCCGGCGCGATCGTCATAGCCGGTTCAGGCAAGGTCAAGCGCACCGAACTGGCGCGCGCCCTCAATTCACTGACGGGAATCAAGAGCAACGTCGTGGGCGTCGTGCTGACCATGCTCCCCTCCAAGGGCCCAGACGCGTACAACGCCGAGCGCTACGGCTATTACGGAGCAGGCCCCGAGACTGAAGTTTCGCCATCTGACGCGCCGATTCGCAAACGACGGGGCCGCAAGTAG
- a CDS encoding transposase, translating into MPTSTAPTSVGPRGDLSNYTNLLIEPPDHAVGRSRGGLTTKIHALCDAKMRPLVMLLGTGQGGDSPMFPEVMASLRVPRRGKGRPRTKPDRTMADKAYASKANRKLLRDRGIEAVIPEKSDHIANRKRLGQKGGRPPTFDTEA; encoded by the coding sequence GTGCCCACCAGCACGGCACCAACCTCGGTCGGGCCACGGGGGGATCTGTCGAATTACACGAATCTGCTGATCGAGCCTCCTGACCATGCGGTTGGCCGTTCTCGCGGGGGTTTGACGACAAAGATCCACGCGTTATGCGACGCGAAGATGCGCCCGTTGGTCATGCTGCTCGGCACAGGTCAGGGCGGCGATTCGCCGATGTTCCCCGAGGTGATGGCGAGCTTGCGGGTCCCGCGTCGAGGCAAAGGTCGTCCCCGGACGAAGCCCGATCGGACGATGGCCGACAAGGCGTACGCGTCGAAAGCGAACCGGAAGCTGCTCCGTGATCGCGGCATCGAAGCGGTCATCCCGGAGAAATCGGACCATATCGCCAACCGGAAACGACTCGGCCAGAAAGGCGGCCGGCCACCCACGTTCGACACCGAGGCCTAG
- a CDS encoding transposase codes for MVEGIIYRYRTGTPWRDLPESFGSWKTVWKRHRRFSGDGTWDKILTELLTHADEVGLIE; via the coding sequence ATGGTCGAGGGCATCATTTACCGGTATCGGACGGGAACTCCGTGGCGGGATCTGCCAGAGAGTTTCGGGTCTTGGAAGACGGTCTGGAAGCGACATCGCCGGTTCAGTGGTGATGGCACTTGGGACAAGATCCTGACGGAGTTGTTGACCCATGCCGATGAGGTCGGGCTGATCGAGTGA
- the istA gene encoding IS21 family transposase, with translation MGLRVELFARIRRDARVEGLSIRELARRHGVARATVRMALSQAQPPPRKTPVRVSPRLEPFKPAIDAMLIEDLTAPRKQRHTARRILARLAEEHAATDLSYSTVRDYVHDRRPVIDAEAGRAREGFVPQEHAPGAEAEVDFGEVWVMLAGVKTKCHMFAFRLSHSGKAVHRVYSTQGQEAFLEGHIAAFECIGGIPTRHIRYDNLTAAVTTVIYGTGRRRTENERWVLFRSHYGFDAFYCQPGIDGAHEKGGIEGEVGRFRRNHLSPMPVIDSLAELNERIQRWDEADDRRRIADRIRTVRQDFDNERGLLAPLPFERFDPGLTLHPRVDRSSLITVRMAKYSVPARMIGRPVRVSLRASELVVFDGRTEIARHPRIVTNGGQSVDLDHYLEVLQYKPGALPGSTVLARARAAGTFTAAHEAFWAAARKTDGDAVGTRQLIDVLLLHRSMSADDVTAGIRAALQVGAVTADVVAVEARRHASTAGPASGRHRVEHEREPERNVVSLTQRRLADPAAVIAGLPPDTRPLPSVARYDELLKLPKRNAPAVQILEEGTGS, from the coding sequence ATGGGGTTACGGGTGGAGTTGTTCGCACGGATCCGGCGGGATGCCCGGGTGGAGGGGCTCTCGATTCGGGAGCTCGCGCGCCGGCATGGTGTCGCTCGGGCGACGGTTCGGATGGCGTTGTCGCAGGCTCAGCCGCCGCCGCGGAAAACACCGGTTCGGGTCTCGCCTCGGTTGGAGCCGTTCAAACCGGCGATCGACGCGATGCTGATCGAGGACCTGACTGCGCCGCGTAAGCAACGCCACACGGCCCGTCGCATTCTGGCCAGGCTCGCGGAGGAGCACGCCGCGACGGATTTGTCGTATTCAACGGTTCGCGATTACGTTCACGACCGTCGGCCTGTCATCGATGCGGAGGCCGGCCGCGCCCGGGAGGGTTTCGTGCCCCAGGAGCACGCACCCGGCGCGGAAGCGGAAGTCGACTTCGGCGAGGTATGGGTCATGCTCGCCGGTGTGAAAACGAAGTGTCACATGTTCGCGTTCCGGCTCTCACACTCCGGCAAAGCGGTCCATCGGGTGTACTCGACACAGGGCCAGGAAGCGTTTCTCGAGGGCCATATCGCTGCCTTCGAATGCATCGGAGGGATCCCCACTCGGCACATCCGCTACGACAACTTGACTGCCGCGGTGACCACAGTGATCTACGGAACCGGCCGTCGGCGGACAGAAAACGAACGATGGGTGTTGTTCCGCTCGCATTACGGGTTCGACGCGTTTTACTGTCAGCCAGGTATCGACGGCGCGCACGAGAAAGGCGGCATCGAGGGCGAAGTTGGCCGGTTCCGCCGCAACCATCTCTCACCAATGCCGGTCATTGATTCGCTGGCCGAATTGAACGAGAGGATCCAGCGTTGGGATGAGGCCGACGACCGGCGCCGAATCGCTGACCGGATCCGAACCGTTCGTCAAGACTTCGACAACGAACGAGGCCTGCTGGCGCCGCTGCCGTTTGAACGTTTCGATCCCGGTCTGACCCTGCACCCCAGGGTTGACCGGTCGAGCCTGATCACTGTGCGGATGGCGAAGTACTCCGTGCCGGCCCGGATGATCGGCCGGCCGGTGCGGGTCTCGCTTCGAGCGTCAGAGCTGGTCGTGTTCGACGGGCGCACCGAAATCGCCCGACACCCGCGGATCGTGACCAACGGCGGCCAAAGCGTCGACCTTGACCACTACCTCGAGGTCTTGCAATACAAACCAGGTGCGCTGCCCGGCTCGACAGTGCTCGCTCGGGCGCGGGCCGCAGGAACATTCACCGCCGCACACGAAGCATTCTGGGCTGCAGCACGAAAAACGGATGGTGACGCTGTCGGGACCAGACAGCTCATTGACGTTCTCCTGCTGCATCGCTCGATGAGCGCCGACGACGTGACTGCCGGCATCCGGGCTGCGCTTCAGGTCGGCGCGGTGACGGCGGATGTTGTCGCCGTCGAGGCGCGCCGTCACGCATCGACTGCTGGGCCTGCGTCTGGCCGTCACCGCGTTGAACATGAGCGTGAGCCCGAGCGAAACGTTGTCAGTCTTACCCAGCGGCGTCTCGCGGACCCTGCCGCCGTCATTGCTGGTCTCCCACCTGACACACGACCGCTTCCCTCTGTGGCCAGGTATGACGAGCTCCTGAAGCTGCCCAAACGTAACGCACCAGCTGTGCAGATACTGGAAGAAGGAACTGGCTCATGA
- the istB gene encoding IS21-like element helper ATPase IstB, which produces MSPTATTITTTLRRRRGMTEQAATAAIDQACRRLRLPTIRAVIEEATKAAEQEQLSYHGFLAELLLAECDDRDRRSSVRRVKAAGFPRDKWLGDFDYDANPNINPATINTLATGDWVRKGQPLCLIGDSGTGKSHLLIGLGTAAAEKGYRVKYTLATRLVNELVEAADEKTLARTIARYGRVDLLLIDELGYMELDRRGAELLFQVLTEREEKNSVGIASNESFSGWGKTFTDPRLCAAIVDRLTFGGNIIETGTDSYRLAHTQHHAAS; this is translated from the coding sequence ATGAGCCCGACAGCCACAACGATCACCACAACCCTCAGACGCCGACGCGGGATGACCGAGCAAGCCGCGACCGCGGCGATCGATCAAGCCTGCCGGCGGCTACGGTTACCCACGATCCGCGCCGTCATCGAAGAAGCAACGAAAGCGGCCGAGCAGGAACAGCTCAGCTACCACGGGTTCCTTGCCGAACTCCTGCTGGCCGAATGCGACGATCGCGACCGCCGCTCTTCCGTGCGGCGGGTCAAAGCTGCCGGGTTCCCGCGCGATAAATGGTTAGGGGACTTCGACTACGACGCGAACCCGAACATCAACCCCGCCACAATCAACACCCTCGCGACCGGCGACTGGGTACGCAAAGGCCAACCACTCTGCCTGATCGGCGACTCCGGCACCGGGAAATCCCACCTGCTTATCGGGCTCGGTACTGCCGCAGCAGAGAAAGGCTACCGGGTGAAGTACACGCTGGCGACCAGGCTCGTTAACGAACTTGTCGAGGCCGCTGACGAGAAAACCCTCGCTCGCACCATCGCCCGCTACGGCCGTGTCGACTTGCTCCTCATCGACGAGCTCGGCTACATGGAACTCGACCGCCGCGGTGCCGAACTGCTCTTCCAAGTCCTCACCGAACGCGAAGAGAAAAACAGCGTCGGCATCGCATCGAACGAATCCTTCTCCGGCTGGGGCAAAACCTTCACCGACCCACGGCTCTGCGCAGCAATCGTCGACCGGCTTACGTTCGGCGGCAACATCATCGAAACCGGCACCGACTCCTACCGCCTGGCACACACGCAACACCATGCCGCGAGCTGA
- a CDS encoding pyrophosphatase, translating to MNLEETGAAVESVSQIYAAKFGIDRTDVWFLLKLQEELGELTQAFVNLKGMSKDRGQTDADKRTAFAHECADVVAHVLLLARNEGVNLEAAIEDKWLRWADSSAVTSAP from the coding sequence ATGAATCTCGAAGAAACTGGCGCGGCCGTTGAATCGGTATCTCAGATCTACGCCGCCAAATTTGGTATCGACCGCACCGACGTCTGGTTCCTGCTCAAGCTGCAAGAAGAACTCGGGGAGTTGACGCAAGCGTTCGTGAACCTTAAGGGCATGAGCAAGGATCGAGGACAGACGGACGCCGACAAGCGCACCGCGTTCGCTCACGAATGCGCCGACGTAGTCGCACACGTGCTTTTGCTAGCCCGCAACGAGGGTGTCAACTTAGAAGCCGCGATCGAGGATAAGTGGCTTCGGTGGGCGGACTCTTCGGCCGTTACATCGGCCCCCTAG
- a CDS encoding GNAT family N-acetyltransferase, whose protein sequence is MSPSLARRIVIRDERPGDNWHPEYPFADELDPLRSLGAMTDPDPFFTMYVIRRISDHHAVGGFGFFGPPATTGRVEFGYGLVPSARGEGLATEAVILALNNARIHGAAVAAADTDQDNGASQRGLLKSGLIEVARRDSLIFYERDLTA, encoded by the coding sequence ATTTCGCCGTCACTTGCTCGTCGGATCGTTATACGAGACGAGCGTCCAGGCGACAACTGGCACCCCGAGTATCCATTTGCCGACGAACTCGACCCACTCCGATCACTGGGTGCCATGACCGACCCAGATCCTTTCTTCACCATGTACGTGATCCGACGCATTTCCGATCATCATGCTGTCGGCGGTTTCGGCTTTTTTGGGCCGCCCGCCACGACTGGGCGCGTTGAATTCGGATACGGACTGGTGCCGAGTGCTCGCGGCGAAGGTCTGGCGACCGAGGCTGTCATTCTTGCCCTCAATAACGCGAGAATTCACGGTGCGGCCGTTGCGGCCGCAGACACCGATCAGGACAATGGTGCTTCGCAGCGCGGGCTTCTGAAAAGCGGCCTGATAGAGGTGGCACGCCGTGATTCGCTCATCTTCTACGAACGCGATTTGACCGCCTGA
- a CDS encoding class I SAM-dependent methyltransferase: protein MPNETSRAAYSGRAAEYVDLLGSMSSVHPSDVQIVSTWASDVHGDIIDAGCGPGHWTNFLAQQGVTARGIDQVPEFIAHAANAYPAVDFAVEGLDAMEARTGSVGGVLSWYSLIHYEPDEIQVPLREFGRVIKPGGALLVGFFEGPVVEKFAHAVTPAYRWPVDSISSELGRAGFDFLESHVRRTAGQRPQAAVSARRQEAR from the coding sequence GTGCCCAACGAAACGAGTCGCGCCGCCTACTCCGGCAGAGCGGCCGAGTACGTCGATCTGTTGGGCTCGATGAGTTCCGTTCATCCGTCGGATGTGCAGATCGTGTCTACGTGGGCAAGCGATGTTCATGGCGACATCATCGATGCGGGGTGTGGCCCGGGTCATTGGACGAACTTTCTGGCCCAGCAGGGCGTGACAGCTCGGGGAATCGATCAAGTGCCTGAGTTCATTGCCCATGCCGCGAACGCTTATCCCGCCGTGGATTTCGCAGTCGAAGGTCTCGATGCCATGGAGGCTCGCACCGGTTCGGTCGGTGGGGTGCTGTCGTGGTATTCGCTCATTCACTACGAGCCCGACGAGATCCAGGTTCCCTTGCGGGAGTTCGGTCGCGTGATCAAGCCCGGCGGCGCACTGCTTGTCGGGTTCTTCGAGGGCCCTGTGGTCGAGAAGTTCGCGCACGCGGTCACACCGGCGTACCGATGGCCCGTGGACTCGATCAGCTCGGAGCTGGGCCGTGCAGGCTTCGACTTTCTCGAATCGCATGTGCGGAGGACAGCAGGCCAGCGGCCGCAAGCGGCAGTCAGCGCTCGACGCCAGGAGGCTCGCTGA